A part of Oncorhynchus kisutch isolate 150728-3 linkage group LG2, Okis_V2, whole genome shotgun sequence genomic DNA contains:
- the LOC109901682 gene encoding syntaxin-12 isoform X1: MSYGRTDSYHSQPRDFSNLTQTCSVNIQKITQNTGQIKNMLYQMGTRQETPELQDRLQQVQHYTNQLAKETNRHLKDLGSLPLPPSEQRQQKIQKDRLMNDFSAALNNFQAVQRRAAEKERESVARARAGSRLTQQDEGNVDEQLVTFEKDDDDWSQSQTQQLEEPEVTEEDLEVIKERETNIRQLESDIMDVNQIFKDLAVMIHDQGEMIDSIEANVESAEVHVDRGTGQLQRAAYYQRKSRKRMCMLAMVVSLVVTVLAIIIWQAIK; the protein is encoded by the exons ATGTCATACGGGAGAACAGACAGCTACCACTCGCAGCCGCGAGACTTCAGCAACCTCACGCAGACATGCAGTgtcaacatccagaaaatcacacagAACA CTGGGCAGATCAAAAACATGCTGTACCAGATGGGGACGAGGCAAGAGACCCCAGAGCTGCAGGACAGACT CCAACAGGTACAGCACTACACCAACCAGCTGGCCAAAGAGACCAACAGACACCTGAAAGATCTGGGctccctgcctctcccccccTCTGAACAG AGACAGCAGAAGATCCAGAAGGACCGGCTGATGAATGACTTCTCTGCAGCGCTCAACAACTTCCAGGCTGTCCAGCGACGGGCGGCCGAGAAGGAGAGGGAATCAGTAGCCAGGGCCCGGGCCGGGTCCCGCCTCACA CAGCAAGATGAGGGGAACGTCGATGAACAACTTGTTACATTTGAAAA agatgaTGATGACTGGAGTCAGAGTCAGACCCAGCAGCTGGAGGAGCCAGAGGTCACAGAGGAGGACCTGGAGGTCATCAAGGAGAGGGAGACCAACATCAGGCAGCTAGAG TCTGACATCATGGATGTAAACCAGATCTTTAAGGACCTGGCTGTGATGATCCACGACCAGGGAGAGATGATCG ACAGCATTGAGGCTAACGTGGAGAGTGCAGAGGTCCATGTAGACAGAGGGACCGGACAGCTCCAAAGGGCCGCCTACTACCAG AGGAAGTCCCGTAAGAGGATGTGTATGCTGGCCATGGTGGTGTCTCTGGTGGTCACAGTCCTGGCTATCATCATCTGGCAGGCCATCAAATGA
- the LOC109901682 gene encoding syntaxin-12 isoform X2 — translation MSYGRTDSYHSQPRDFSNLTQTCSVNIQKITQNTGQIKNMLYQMGTRQETPELQDRLQQVQHYTNQLAKETNRHLKDLGSLPLPPSEQRQQKIQKDRLMNDFSAALNNFQAVQRRAAEKERESVARARAGSRLTQDEGNVDEQLVTFEKDDDDWSQSQTQQLEEPEVTEEDLEVIKERETNIRQLESDIMDVNQIFKDLAVMIHDQGEMIDSIEANVESAEVHVDRGTGQLQRAAYYQRKSRKRMCMLAMVVSLVVTVLAIIIWQAIK, via the exons ATGTCATACGGGAGAACAGACAGCTACCACTCGCAGCCGCGAGACTTCAGCAACCTCACGCAGACATGCAGTgtcaacatccagaaaatcacacagAACA CTGGGCAGATCAAAAACATGCTGTACCAGATGGGGACGAGGCAAGAGACCCCAGAGCTGCAGGACAGACT CCAACAGGTACAGCACTACACCAACCAGCTGGCCAAAGAGACCAACAGACACCTGAAAGATCTGGGctccctgcctctcccccccTCTGAACAG AGACAGCAGAAGATCCAGAAGGACCGGCTGATGAATGACTTCTCTGCAGCGCTCAACAACTTCCAGGCTGTCCAGCGACGGGCGGCCGAGAAGGAGAGGGAATCAGTAGCCAGGGCCCGGGCCGGGTCCCGCCTCACA CAAGATGAGGGGAACGTCGATGAACAACTTGTTACATTTGAAAA agatgaTGATGACTGGAGTCAGAGTCAGACCCAGCAGCTGGAGGAGCCAGAGGTCACAGAGGAGGACCTGGAGGTCATCAAGGAGAGGGAGACCAACATCAGGCAGCTAGAG TCTGACATCATGGATGTAAACCAGATCTTTAAGGACCTGGCTGTGATGATCCACGACCAGGGAGAGATGATCG ACAGCATTGAGGCTAACGTGGAGAGTGCAGAGGTCCATGTAGACAGAGGGACCGGACAGCTCCAAAGGGCCGCCTACTACCAG AGGAAGTCCCGTAAGAGGATGTGTATGCTGGCCATGGTGGTGTCTCTGGTGGTCACAGTCCTGGCTATCATCATCTGGCAGGCCATCAAATGA
- the LOC109907478 gene encoding mitochondrial folate transporter/carrier-like: protein MSPVASNQETAATGLPAPGSSESPGSSTPFSITGHIQQVYSHVKIENLVAGLSGGVVSTLVLHPLDLVKIRFAVSDGLDLRPKYNGIIHCLKNVWQQEGVRGLYQGVTPNIWGAGASWGLYFFFYNAIKAYTKEGRQSELSATEHLLSAAQAGVLTLTLTNPIWVTKTRLVLQYNADPTRKQYKGMMDALVKIYRHEGIPGLYRGYVPGLFGTSHGALQFMAYEELKRDYNKYKKMPSEAKLNALEYITMAALSKIFAVATTYPYQVVRARLQDQHNKYNGVLDVVRRTWRNEGAVGFYKGMVPNLIRVTPACCITFVVYENVSRFLMGQK, encoded by the exons ATGAGTCCTGTTGCTTCAAATCAAGAGACAGCTGCAACAGGACTTCCTGCTCCTGGTTCTTCGGAATCCCCTGGAAGTAGCACACCTTTCTCCATAACTGGACATatccagcaagtctacagccatGTCAAAATAGAGAATTTGGTTGCAGGACTCAGTGGAGGAGTCGTGTCAACACTAGTGCTGCACCCTCTTGACCTAGTCAAAATCAGATTTGCAG TGAGTGATGGACTGGACTTGAGACCTAAATATAATGGCATTATCCATTGTTTGAAAAATGTGTGGCAGCAGGAGGGGGTCCGAGGACTCTACCAAGGAGTCACCCCAAACATCTGGGGTGCTGGGGCATCATGGGGACTCTACTTTTTCTT TTACAATGCCATCAAGGCATACACTAAGGAAGGGCGTCAGTCTGAACTGAGTGCCACAGAACACCTGCTGTCAGCCGCCCAAGCAG GTGTATTGACTCTCACCCTAACCAACCCTATCTGGGTGACTAAGACTCGCCTGGTGCTGCAGTATAACGCTGATCCCACCAGGAAACAGTATAAAGGGATGATGGATGCACTGGTGAAGATCTACCGGCATGAGGGGATACCTGGACTGTACAGG GGGTATGTTCCTGGTTTATTTGGCACGTCACACGGGGCATTGCAGTTCATGGCCTATGAGGAGTTGAAGAGAGACTACAACAAATACAAGAAAATGCCTTCAGAAGCTAAACTG AATGCATTGGAATACATCACAATGGCAGCTCTATCCAAAATATTTGCTGTGGCTACCACATACCCTTACCAGGTGGTGCGGGCTCGCCTGCAGGACCAGCATAATAAGTACAATGGAGTCCTAGATGTGGTCAGGAGGACATGGAG GAATGAGGGAGCTGTAGGGTTCTATAAAGGCATGGTGCCCAACCTGATCCGTGTCACCCCAGCCTGCTGTATCACCTTCGTGGTCTATGAGAACGTGTCTCGCTT
- the LOC109901671 gene encoding tRNA selenocysteine 1-associated protein 1 isoform X2, whose amino-acid sequence MDEKFISRAFATMGELVVGVRIIRNKMNWGAAGYCFVELADEATAERCLRKVNGKPLPGATPPKRFKLNRATYGRQEENRGGYSDNRYNQPYSYNNSQYYQQYPDYYNWGYDQNTGSYGGYNYNHYDYSNQGYGETEDDGLEYPMVALDVVAANRQYMEESEELYDALTDCHWPALEPPGPTAAAPSKAQ is encoded by the exons ATGGATGAGAAGTTCATCTCTCGTGCATTCGCCACCATGGGAGAGCTTGTGGTGGGGGTGAGAATCATCCGGAACAAAATGAACTG GGGTGCGGCAGGCTATTGCTTTGTTGAGCTGGCGGACGAGGCCACTGCTGAGAGGTGTCTCAGGAAAGTCAACGGAAAGCCTCTCCCTGGAGCCACACCG ccGAAGAGGTTCAAACTAAACCGCGCCACGTACGGAAGGCAAGAAGAGAACAG AGGTGGTTACTCAGACAACAGGTACAATCAGCCATACTCATACAACAACAGCCAGTACTACCAACAGTACCCTGACTACTACAACTGGGGCTATGACCAGAACACGGGCAGCTACGGAGGTTACAACTACAACCACTATGACTATAGCAATCAG GGTTATGGGGAGACTGAAGATGATGGATTGGAGT ACCCCATGGTGGCACTGGATGTGGTGGCAGCCAACAGGCAGTACATGGAGGAGAGTGAGGAGCTGTATGATGCCCTCACAGACTGCCACTGGCCTGCCCTGGAGCCTCCTGGTCCTACTGCTGCTGCCCCATCCAAGGCACAGTAG
- the LOC109901671 gene encoding tRNA selenocysteine 1-associated protein 1 isoform X1 — translation MSCLWMGNLEPYMDEKFISRAFATMGELVVGVRIIRNKMNWGAAGYCFVELADEATAERCLRKVNGKPLPGATPPKRFKLNRATYGRQEENRGGYSDNRYNQPYSYNNSQYYQQYPDYYNWGYDQNTGSYGGYNYNHYDYSNQGYGETEDDGLEYPMVALDVVAANRQYMEESEELYDALTDCHWPALEPPGPTAAAPSKAQ, via the exons ATGAGTTGCTTATGGATGGGTAAT CTAGAGCCTTACATGGATGAGAAGTTCATCTCTCGTGCATTCGCCACCATGGGAGAGCTTGTGGTGGGGGTGAGAATCATCCGGAACAAAATGAACTG GGGTGCGGCAGGCTATTGCTTTGTTGAGCTGGCGGACGAGGCCACTGCTGAGAGGTGTCTCAGGAAAGTCAACGGAAAGCCTCTCCCTGGAGCCACACCG ccGAAGAGGTTCAAACTAAACCGCGCCACGTACGGAAGGCAAGAAGAGAACAG AGGTGGTTACTCAGACAACAGGTACAATCAGCCATACTCATACAACAACAGCCAGTACTACCAACAGTACCCTGACTACTACAACTGGGGCTATGACCAGAACACGGGCAGCTACGGAGGTTACAACTACAACCACTATGACTATAGCAATCAG GGTTATGGGGAGACTGAAGATGATGGATTGGAGT ACCCCATGGTGGCACTGGATGTGGTGGCAGCCAACAGGCAGTACATGGAGGAGAGTGAGGAGCTGTATGATGCCCTCACAGACTGCCACTGGCCTGCCCTGGAGCCTCCTGGTCCTACTGCTGCTGCCCCATCCAAGGCACAGTAG
- the LOC109907493 gene encoding popeye domain-containing protein 3, protein MEVPEFFPPPKNLTAAVVHPLCEEWKGGSEVAIFHLTSIFLVLGFMGGSGFYGLLYLFTFLTLGFFCTTIWSWSDACTTDTFLWNFALFGVCAVQVVLVAYRLRNVTFEKEFQDLYSYLFKKLGVSLTHFGKIVACCEGDIHTIEKDHCFAMEGKTAIDKLSVLLSGRIRVTVNGEFLHDIYPFQFLDSPEWDSLRPSEEGLFQVTLRADNCCRYVSWRRKKLYLLFAKHRYIAKVFALVVRNDIADKLYSLNDKAFDSRGFRYDLRLPTYCHVPPLPELDRTDAFLRVPAQYDHGHRARVPITITAPKETVS, encoded by the exons ATGGAGGTGCCAGAATTTTTCCCACCTCCTAAAAACTTAACCGCGGCTGTCGTGCACCCGCTATGCGAAGAATGGAAGGGGGGATCCGAGGTTGCCATCTTCCACCTCACCAGTATCTTCCTTGTTTTGGGGTTCATGGGAGGGAGCGGGTTCTATGGGCTCCTCTACTTGTTTACCTTTCTGACGCTCGGTTTCTTCTGCACAACCATTTGGTCATGGTCGGACGCGTGCACCACTGACACCTTTTTGTGGAATTTCGCTCTCTTTGGGGTATGTGCAGTTCAAGTTGTGCTTGTCGCCTACCGACTGAGGAACGTTACTTTCGAAAAGGAGTTTCAAGATCTGTACAGCTACCTGTTCAAAAAGCTGGGGGTGTCGCTCACCCACTTCGGCAAGATAGTCGCCTGTTGTGAAGGGGACATCCACACTATAGAGAAAGACCACTGTTTTGCCATGGAGGGCAAGACTGCAATTGATAAGCTGTCCGTTCTTCTGTCCGGCAG aattcGTGTGACAGTAAATGGAGAGTTTTTACATGACATATATCCTTTCCAGTTTCTCGATTCACCTGAATGGGACTCTCTCCGGCCGTCAGAGGAGGGACTTTTCCAG GTGACCCTGCGTGCAGATAATTGCTGTAGGTACGTTTCTTGGAGACGTAAGAAACTGTACCTACTCTTCGCCAAACACCGCTACATCGCCAAGGTCTTTGCGCTCGTGGTGCGGAATGACATCGCGGACAAGCTGTACTCCCTCAACGACAAGGCGTTCGACAGCCGCGGGTTCCGATATGATCTCCGGTTACCCACCTACTGTCACGTGCCCCCGTTGCCTGAATTAGACCGGACAGATGCGTTCCTACGAGTCCCAGCGCAATATGACCATGGACACCGTGCCCGTGTCCCTATAACTATAACAGCACCGAAAGAGACTGTCTCGTGA